The DNA region ACCTTCAGGATTTTGGAATCCACTGCTCTGGCTTGCTTTCCTAATCCTATTTACCCTGATAGGCTACATTATATATTCGAAGGGAAATCCGAGCTACAAAAAGGACACAGAGCAGGTGAAGCCTTACTTGAGCGGTAACATTGAGCCTTCTAAAGAGAAAATACAAGTTAAAGCTGGGGATATCTATTGGGGATTCGTGGAGGCATTGAAAGACTACTACAAAGTTCTAAAAGCGATGCATACAGGCGACCTTAGGGACTACATACTCTGGTATTTAGGGATAGGTGCCATAATCATCTTCATCCTCATAGGAGGTGTCTAAAATGGGGAAGCTGTACAACTTTAAGCGCTCCCTTTGGGTTTTTCATGCCTCTGGGGGCTCATGCAATGCATGTGACATTGAAATAGTTGCAGCTCTAACACCAAGGTACGATGTTGAAAGGTTTGGAATTAAGTTAGTAGGCTCACCTAGGCATGCTGATGTTCTCTTAGTCACAGGTGCAATTCCAAGAGACTTTGCCGATAAGCTCAGGCGCATATACGAGCAGATGCCTGATCCAAAGGCAGTTGTAGTAATTGGAAACTGCGGCACGAGTGGAGGAGTATTTTATGACTCCTACAACATAGCCGGTCCAATTGATGAAATAATCCCCGTTGATGTATATGTCCCGGGATGTCCGCCAAGGCCAGAGGCAATAATTGATGGGGTTGTTAAGGCGTGGCTCAAAATTGAGAAGCTTGAAAAACAGCTGGAGGGGAAGAAAGAATGAACGCTTTAACTGCAGAGGAAGTCTTGGAGATGCTCAAGAGCTCCCTTGGGGACGCACTGCTCGAGCATGAGATAAGGACATACACCGCTGGAACAAAGAAAAAGAGGGAGTATCAGGAGGTATGGATTAAAATCGACAGGAAAGCATTTAGAAAGGCTGTTGAGAAGATTTTCAGCATTGACTACCCTCACCTTCACTTCATAACAGGGGAAGATACTGGAGGAGATATAATAGAGATCATATACTCATTTGCACTCTTCCACGGTATCCCATGGAAGCAGCTCAGCATAGTGATGAAGA from Palaeococcus pacificus DY20341 includes:
- a CDS encoding NADH-quinone oxidoreductase subunit B family protein; this encodes MGKLYNFKRSLWVFHASGGSCNACDIEIVAALTPRYDVERFGIKLVGSPRHADVLLVTGAIPRDFADKLRRIYEQMPDPKAVVVIGNCGTSGGVFYDSYNIAGPIDEIIPVDVYVPGCPPRPEAIIDGVVKAWLKIEKLEKQLEGKKE
- a CDS encoding NADH-quinone oxidoreductase subunit C is translated as MNALTAEEVLEMLKSSLGDALLEHEIRTYTAGTKKKREYQEVWIKIDRKAFRKAVEKIFSIDYPHLHFITGEDTGGDIIEIIYSFALFHGIPWKQLSIVMKIDLPKSELVLPSITDLMIGAETNEREIREMLGIEFDGLKNKRHLFLPDDWPEGKYPWRKDEYGVDDMIKHTHKSVKEIRREQHG